AGAGAGGTTGAGGTTCGCAGTGATACTAAGTTGGCTCTGCACTGCGGGTGGGTAGGGAGAGGTGGGCGTTAGGAGGGACTCCTCACTGGCTTCCTCATCGATTCCGGGCAGATACGTGTCAATCAAGGCATCGAGAAACTTCACGATGAGCTCGGCATAGTCTGGGATCTGCGTCTGCTGCAAAGAGAAAGGACATCTCCAGATCCGTTCCCATTTGTCACTGACACAGAGCCCCAGGGGGCGGGTCTGTGGGGGGACCAACTATGTGCACTGGCCCGTTTCCTGTGATCAGAGCCCACTCCGGGTCACCTGGCCCCATTCTAGGAGTTCACCGTGAGCTGGCCTGTATGCTGTTCTTTCTAGCTCTCTTCCTAGCAGCAATCCCCACCAGCCATTTTTGTTTGGTCCTTTCCAGTGTAATGATCATTCTTTTTGGCATAGAAACAAAAGCAGAACAAAATATCCCTTTTCATCGTCAGTGTCTATCCATCCGAACAATAatgctcttccttttctccctctcctccctaaGAAAGTTTCAACAACGCCCAGGGGTCCAAAGAGCCTGTAAAGCTCCTAGATGAATTTTCCAGGAGCCAGAGGCCACCTGTTCTGTGCTTCCTCTTGAACAAACGTACAGAGCAAATCTGGCTCTGGACTTCTGGGATGTCCAATCCCAGCTTTCTTCACAGaccagagccaaggagagagaccCGATACGCTGCCTTCACTCCTGTGATCATTTGGTGGATTTAAACACAGACCATGTTTACGTGGTCATTTGATCAGGACACACGACTAAAAACCTGCATGGCATTCTGAAGGCTAAACTTTCAGGACAGCTCCTGAGCTCTGGCTCTCCAGAGAGAGTTTAACTGGGAAGGAATGTGTCGCAGGGAGAGAACAGGGCTCGGAGCGGGAAGACATGACGGAGTGAAGCCCTCCCTGTCACATACAGGGCTGTGGGACTGACCTGTCGAGGCTCAGCCACCGTGACGCCACAGAAGGAAAAAGTTTCTACATTggctgatcctcacaacaacagaCTAagatcaagactttttttttaattcacaatcTAAAAAGCTAACTTTTTACAACTGGGGAAGAATTCACTCAATCAACTAACACTTATTTAGTTTAGCACCACCCGTATCTCGAGCACCGTAGCCCTGTGGTGAGGTGAGGGGCTTACTTCCTCATGACTTTCAATACTGCATAACCTCCCTCAATGTCTGTTCCCTCCCTCAAAGCTGATTGTCAGTCATCTAGAAGTCTGTAGAAAGTCTTCAAGAGGTACCAGAGCTCCACAAAGCTGAGCGCCCTTCAGCCAAGTGGGCCCTGAACCTCTGGCACGGACCACTGGCAGATGGTCATCATTGAGCCCAAAGTCAGAATCCACAACGTTCTGAGAGAGCGCTTGGGGAAACCAAGGGCTGGGCCAGGCCAGGacggagagaaagaaaagttccgCTTTCAATCCCCATTCATGGTCTAGTTGATTGAATGCTAGAACAGATGGCAATCAAAGAGTAGTTTTTAATACATAAATGCATCTTAAtgcataaaaaattagaaaatgttaatgcaATCCATCCAGTGGAAACTACTATATAAACTGAACATTTGGACTGAGAGGATCCCCCAGGAGGGGCCtagaaaggatttaaaaaataatgagataaGCACATGACTTAGCGTGCTTTTTCCTGACTGAAATACACGAAGCAGGCAGACTCAATTATCGAAGAGACAAGAGAAGACGGAAGCTGTCCCCCGAAGAAGGGTTTCCAACGGCTTCCTCGGCTTCATCGAAGAGATGCGCCCCAAGAGACGGAGACTACATGGCCTCTAAGCGGAACTCACATCTAGAGGAGCTCGCCAGAGGAAGGCTTTCTGAAGCTTCTCTTAAATATTAACAGAGGACCCACCCTGCTCTTTTGAGAACTGTCAAAACTCAGGGCCCATCTCtcatttgggaaatattttgttCTGCCATTCACAACAAAACGGGGGATTCTTACCTTAGAAAACGGCCCTGCAAACCTCCACAGACCGTTAAAACCGAAACCTACAACAGAACAAAGGCTATTAACTCGTGACCAGCATTTCTTTTCCGAAAAATCAGACGAGGAAAGCCACGCGTTTAAAAAATCTCTTCAGATGGGAGGACAATGAAGCTCTGGGGGATGGGCTGGCGACTAAAGCGCATTTATACGTGCAATAATGGAAGTTATTTCTCCACCGAGGGGACGCGCCAAAGAGCCTCGGGGAGCTGTGCCCAGCCCCGCCCGCCCCAGCGGACTCACTCTGGAGGTAGGCCGTCTGGTACTGCGGCGGGGCCTCTTCGTGGTAGACCACGCTCTGCACAATTCCGTGGACCGGGTTTAGCAAATTCGGGTCTTGGCATAAGGAGAGCAGAGTGTTTATCTTTGAGTCCAACAAATTATGTctaaaaaaacagagagacactTAACAAGATTAAGAGAACAACGACAACAAAACgttagaaaaataagataatgtcCGTCCTCACGTAGCCAACACCCAAGAAAGCGTCGTTCACTCGGTTGCTTTGAATTTTGAATTCGGCAGTAGCCGCTCAGCTTGCCTCTGcgcctctccccctccccttcctatCTCAGCTGATAAGCGagcaaagaatggaaagaaaaacgaAAAATGCCTCAGAGTAGTCAAAGGAAACACCATTAGGAAGATGAAAATCTGTTGGCAAGGAGAAGAAACCCATAAAATAGAGCGTAAGTTCCTGGGCCCTCTATTGAGCACCTCAATCAGTATATAAGAAACGACTCTAAGAGGCCACTAGGGGGCGCCGTGGATGGAGCcccaggcctgaattcaggaggacccgagttcaaatctggcctcagacctaacacttcccagctttgtgaccctgggcaagtcacttaaccccagcctgggggggggggaagaccataaacagttaatattttaaaaaagaaataaacctaATAGAATAAAGTAACAAAAAGAGAGCTCAGAACTGCGGCTTATTCTCCTTGAActtctacatttaaaaaacacCTGGACAAAGTGTCCCGGAGCCTGAAGTTCAGCAGAGACTTCTGGGGGAACAAGAAGGGAGGAGAATGGGGAAACGGCGCGGCGGCACGGACCCCGTTCAGGAGGACGGGACCCGCTGCGATTAAAGGAAACGCAGAAATGAAAGGCAGACGATGCTGGGAAGTTCTGACCGGCCTCCCCTCCGGGTCCAGGAATAAAGACGGCAAGTTCCGCCACCTCCATCTCCCCCTCTGACCTTTCCTAACAAGACTACTGAGGTGGCGCGGCGGCCGCGGGGTCATGGTGACGAAGGCAGTggaggaggatgaggatgaggatgacgTCGGTGACGATCAGCACCAGCGGTGTGATAGCGGGGAGCGGTGGCCACCGCGGGGGTTGGCGCGGCGGTTGTGGGGGAGGGGGCGGCGGCAGGAACTAGTGCAGCCTTTAACTCAGCTGAGTAAAGGGCCGAAGCGCACACTTACACCACTGGAAAAACCTTTGGGAAGACAACGCTGGCCTCGGCTAAGTACTCATAGAGAATGCGCTGGTCAAACTCGTCGGCGGTGTACTTCACCAGAGTGGCCTGTGGGGCAAGAGCGAAAGAAGCCCAGGGTCACAGCCTGGCTTTGGGCTCGCGGCTCCCGAGAGCGCCCGTCCGTGGTCAAGCAGACCAGCCTGAGACGGCAGCATCTGAAAAAGCGACTCCGGTGTCCGTGACAACCGACACGAGACTCCTCGGCTTCCCCCTCCTCGGCCACCCCCCCAACATCCTTCCCTGGGCAGGCCTACGAGGGCCGGGCCCTTACCAGGACGGTGAGAAGAAGAGCCTGGGTCTTGGGGTCTGTGAGCACTTCCTCATCCAGCAGCACGTTGGATTCGGACACGGACACTTTCCGTAGCGGCGGGTGTGGCTGGGGGGAGATCCTCTGGGTTTCTGCAAGACAACGGGCCCGGGCTGTTACAAGAGCAGCTGCAGTGACCCCAGGTGCAGATCGCTGCCCCCCAAAGTTAACAAACGCGAGCCCCGGAGCCGCCCTCCCTCTGAGGCACGGCCGTCCCAGGGATGTCGGAGGCGGCCGCGCGAGCTCCTCGCTGGAGACCCCTGAGCCACCCGCTTCTCACCCATCTCGTAGTCGTTCTCGGCTACTCTCCTCATTTTGGGGGGCGTGGTGACTCCAGACTCCTGTTCTTGCCTTTTGGGAGCTTTGGCGTCAGAGATCAAATGATCGAAGCTTTTCCTCGTCCCTAGGGAGCAGAGCAGAGCACCCCAGGGTTACACGAGGACAAAGGCTTTGGCGCTGAGAACACCCAAGTCCAGGGAACAGAGCGATCACGGAACCGTCTCTGTCGCAGGTTCTGCTCCGGTGGAGGCCGAGTGTGGCCAGTCCACAGCCCCTGGGGAGTCTGAGCTCCCGGGCGCCGACACCCTGGACCAGCTAAAGTAAACCATCAGGTGTCTCCCCAAGTTAAGGGGTCACAGGTGTTTTTGTTCGGCGCCGGGAGGGAGAGGAAGGCCTGTGTCTGACTCAGGAATCGAGGCCAGCTCGGTCAGAGAAGCCACCAAAAAAGACACCTGGAACCAGGATCCCAACACTGAACAGAGGTTCCCAAGGATGGCAGGGTTCTGGCAAAAATTAAGTCTGACTCAGGCCCGCTCCCCCACCAAGACCCGGAGCCTCCCCAcatgtttcctcctctgtaaatgagGGCTTGGGCTAGACCATGCCCACAGTTGCTACCAGCCCGAGCATCCTACGATCCTGTGAATACAGACTCAGCTCAGGGGCACTGACAGGGAAAGCAAAGCGTCCTTTGTTAAGGATGGACCCGTCCTCCCCGTCTCATACGTGGTGCAGAGTGTGCCCAGCTGAAGAATCCGCCTGCCTCCAGGGCCATTCTCTCATGGATCGCAATCAGAGGCCCCCGGGAGCCGAGGACTATGACATAGCCTGGTTTTTGCTGGAGGCAGGGGGGATGCTGGGGAGCTCCGGGGCAGGCGTGGGGCCTGGCTCTGCTCCCTGGACGTGGCCGGGGCCTTCAGTGGATTCTCACCGGAACCGGGTGCTCCCCCAGGATGTCGTGAGGACCAAAGGAGATAAGGCACACCTTTTGTAACCACCTCACATGACAGAAATGGAAGCCACTGTCTTTGGGTCCTGATGGCGCTGACTTCTGGGTATGGTTTAAAGGAAACCTGAAACCCAGAGCCCTTTCACGCAAACTCTATAGAGAGCTGCACAGTTCACTTCAGGGGACACGTATTTACCTACTATTTCCAGGCATTTTACAAAGCTATCACTGTACACAGGCTGACACGCTTTCTCCTACACTTTTATTTGACCTCCTCTGATGAGTAAAATGAAACTGGAGTCACCAGAACCTCTGGAGGCTTAAGAGGAGGAGATCCAGTCGTATGATTCAAACAGAACCTAACGGAAACCCGGTGCACGTTCTGGCCACTGGCATTTGGCCCCTGACTGTGACTCCAGTCTGtctctttcccatttcccctGTTATAGGAATGgttcccccacctccaccccccgCCCCACAACCCCAAGTCAGTCTGTTTTATTTCTAGATGTCTTTGTGACCATCTAGTTATTCATACAGCATCCTTTCATTTGATAACATATTTCACCATTAGTGAATTGCAAGACCCACTGAGCTATGAATGCCCTTCGGCCATCATGAGATCATCTGGACCGCTGGGCTTTTTCTCTGTGATGACCTCAGCTGTCTATGACAGATGAGCTCTCACGGGTAGAGCTCCagtaactgaaaaataaaatgatttaataatagTTTCTAACCTCACTTGCTCTCATTTAACTGACATAGTAACTACATCCTTAAGATCTGCCTCTGAAAGGTCTCATTTTAGGAGGAAAGTGAAAGATCTGATtttaggaggaaaaggaaaaaacagacaaCAGTGAACTACTAGTTACTTGCATCAGAGTGAAAGATTCTGCTCTGAGGTTGAAATTTTTGGAGACCTAGGCCTAGGGCTCTGGAAGCCCCTGCTTGAGCCCAGAGGAGGCTTCCCTTGTAGAATCCATGTCTTAAGCAGAAAGGAGAAACCCAAGACAGCCCAAAGGCTGAAACTCATAGGCAAGCCTAGAGTCCTCACCAAGAGTTCCACATCAAGCGATCaaagtttatttatatattttaggggGATATTTCTTGCAGAAACCATAATAGTTTATTAATgcagtcagaaaaagaaatcaaaatagctGGATTGGACATTTAGAATGGctagtccaaacccttcattttacagagaggaaaaatGGCTTATCCAGGGTAATAAGGCTAGTGAGCAGCAAGGCCAGGAGGTAAATTCTGGTTTCCTGACTCCCGTGCCTCTAGTGCACAAATGCTCTATCATCAGGTTTTCTAGCCCATCAAACTTCCCTTAATCACAAAAGCAGAAAATGATCAATCAATGTCTCTGCCAACTTTCTgttacaaaagataaaagaatcagTCCTCAATCTtggaaaattgataaaaaaatatACTGTACACCTGCCCAGCTGCTTTATAGAGCAGCACCTCCCACATGTGCTTCATCCCACAACAGCCCTGGAAGGAACAAACTGAggttgagaaattaaatgatttgttcaaggtcattcAACTAGCAGATCgtagagctagaatttgaacccagatgacTAAGGCTAAGTCccgtggtttttttgtttttttaaccatgctggtttcccattaaaaaaaaaaaaaaaaaaaagaaattatttgatccttcaaaaaaagatacacacacatatttaaatatatatataatataagcctctaaatttataatataactataaacacatctaaatatatatgatatatatatatacacacagcatctaaatttataaaaataaatacacacatacccTGTACAATAAAAATTGATAACACAATgttacacatacaaacatacaaacTGACCAAGCAACTTCTTTGTGTTGGCCTGGGAAGGCTGCCCCATATCCAGGCTCATGGACTTTCTGGTCCGGGGGCTAGTTTGGCCCACGGGAGGGTAGCTGGCTGCAAGATGTCTCTCAGATCCCTTTGGAGAGGACCACGGCTGTGTTTCTCTTAGTGTCCTGAAAGATGTAAATACCAAAGACAAATAAATTGGTCTTATAACAACCATTTTTTCCCCAGAGTAGTAGTTCAAACCACTGCtgttaattaattataaattgcACAAGACAAAATCCTCCACAAtgctttaattataatatttgtaaCAGGAATAACAATTTAAAATCCCCTAGTGTCATCTTATCAGGAcaatttagtttaaaaagatCAGCTCCTACACCTTTGACTTGCCAATTCAATCACAATTACCAATACAGTGTACATGAGCAGAACTCTTGGCATTgctataaattgaatttaaattaataCTCTACTAGAATAATCCTAAATTCTAACTTGCTTCCTTAAAATACAAGGAATCCAAGACAAAGCAGCCCTGCGTTTAATAACTACTACTAACTCAGGTATGGGTAAATGTTTCAAACATTTTTGAGAAAAGGGTGGTTGAAGGAATGAAACATTTTGTCCGAGGGTCAATTTGATTTGCTTGGGAACAAAAAGAGCAATTATCAAAGTCAATTGTGATTCTACATGAAAAACAAATTAGGTCTTCACCATGTTAGTGGAAAATTATTGAATATCTTTcatttaaaaggggaaaagtcAATACGCTGAACTCTCCAACTAATTAggagtctgattttttttttttaaacacattctCTGCCTTGGCCAAACCACGAGAATATACTTAATTGATACACAGGCATGAAAGGGTCAGGATAACACCTCCTCTATGGGGAGAAACTGTATTTATTCCTACTAACACATAGAGAAAGGATGTGATTTAGCTCTCAAAagttcattatctatggtataaAAACTGCCAGACACCAACgttttatatatgaaaacaatCGATCGGAAGCACATCCAAACACGTGGATTTCTTCCTCAATTCTCGGCAGCTTCTGGATGCCAGAAGGTCTCAATGTCTGCCTTGTGGGTGGTCCAAGGTAATATCACAGGACAGTTCCCCATGGCAGTGATNNNNNNNNNNNNNNNNNNNNNNNNNNNNNNNNNNNNNNNNNNNNNNNNNNNNNNNNNNNNNNNNNNNNNNNNNNNNNNNNNNNNNNNNNNNNNNNNNNNNNNNNNNNNNNNNNNNNNNNNNNNNNNNNNNNNNNNNNNNNNNNNNNNNNNNNNNNNNNNNNNNNNNNNNNNNNNNNNNNNNNNNNNNNNNNNNNNNNNNNNNNNNNNNNtctctctctctctctctgtctctctctgtgtctctctgtgtctctctctctctctctctctctctcgtgttctctctctctctgtctctcttttctctctctctctgtctctctctctgtctctgtgtctctctgtgtctctctctctctctgttctctctctctctctgtctctctctctcgtctctcttttctctctctctctctctcttctctctgtctctgtctctctctctctctttctctctctctgtctctctctgtctctctctctctctctctcctctctctctctctctctctctctagtctctctctctctctctctctcttttctctctctctgtctctctctgtctctctctctccgtctctctctctctctctctctctctctctcatctctctctctctctctctctctctctctttctctctctctcttttctctctctctctctctctctctctgtctctctctctctctctgtctctctctcctctgactctctctctctctgtctctctctctctctctctctctctctctctctctctctctctctctctttctctctctctctttctctctctctctctctctctctctctctctctctctctctctctctctgtctctctctctctctctctgtttctctctctctctctctctctcacacacacacatacactcacacacatacacactgagaCACAGCACAACAATATACAGTGACATACAATTAAGCTccaaaccaggggttctcaaatcacagcccactgaggacgtttatgcggcccccgggttatggcaaacgggctgatgggcggagacagagcgtgagcttttgtttttactctagttcggcctcccacagtctgagggacagtgactggcccctgtttaaaaagtctgaggaccccTGCTCCAAAATGAGGGGCAGACACTTTGGGTGGTATATTTCCCTTTCAGagcagaggaagagaggagaggatgaATTAACTTTTGGTAAACTTTTAATTATTAATGTGAATCAACTTCTTAGAGATGTCAATGACATCTGtaaatttttcagaattttggaAAAAACAAGCACTTTATTGTTTAAATATCCCAAGATATTTCATTTCAATCTCTCTCGTTCTCTTTCTATGTATATGCGTGTGTGTTTCATCTTAAAGGGAAAACTTTTATACTATTTTTGAAAGAAACCCAAATTTCTATTTATGAGGCAAGAAAATATGCCCCTGGTGCAAATTTTAAGCTCTGAAGGGTAGAATCTCCCACTGTGACTGCCGGGACCAAAGAGCCACCGGAAGGGCCGATGACGCAGGCAGCGGGCTCCCCCGGTCAGCAGGCTGCCCAGCTTGGCCCTGCTGAAGGCCGCCGGTCCCCTGCACACCCCCTCCCGCAGATGCTGCAGCCTCGCTGGAAGGCCGCAGGCAGGGAGCTGGGGGACGGCCAGAGGAGCTTCCCCACACCTCGACGTGATGCTATCTCCAGGCCACTTTTCGAGGACAGTGCGTGTAAAAGTGACGTGCCACAAGGTTTCAGAGATGGGCCTACCCTTCAGCAGGTGCCCGACCAGGGCAAAGTTAAAGCTGGAGTTAAAGTTGAGCCCCACAAAGTGGTCCATCTGCTTGCAGTGCCACTCCAGAGGCTGCCGGATCTCCATGAACACTTCTTCCGGGCTCTGGGGAGCAAAAGAGGGGACGGCTGAGGGGAGGCGGGCGACTTCTCCTTCCTCCCAGGAGCCAGGCCTCGGTTAGGGTGTCCCTCTCTTTTCCCACTTAGCCACTCATTCCAGACAAATGTCGTCCCCATCTTTCTCCTCCCCACTCTAATTCCCATGACCCCGGTGACCTTTTACAACCAACACTGCCAAGATGCCTGGGTCCAAGCAGAAGGGAGTGCTGAGTCTCCATGGAGACTGAGGGCAGCTGGCGTTCACCGGCACCTTCAGACTAGGGCCCTGGATTCAGGTCGTTTCCttcaatcccccccccccccccccccccccggagaGGCAGGTGCTGAGGAGGCTGAGGAGACAACGCTAAATGGCGGGTCCAGGATCCCAGAGCTAGTGAGTGTGGGCGGCTGGACTGCTGCCTCCAGGCCTATGCTCTGCTCACGGCACCACCCGGCTGTGCCTGGTGGTTCCCTTCCTCTTCCAACGGCACCTAGAGGATCTTCCCCAACCCCTGCCCCCATCCTCCCCTGACTGACTTTCCACGAAGCCCATCGTCCGTGGTAATCGAGAGCCCTGAGTGGTCGTGATTCTGCCCTTCTCATTAGCCCTGCTGCGCCTCTGCTGCTCGCCTGGGGGTTAACCAGACTCTCAGAGCCTTGCTTTGTGCCTTTGCACTTAAGTAGGAAAATGCAGGCTCTGAAAGGGAGGCCAAAGGGAGGCCAGACTGGCCTTCCACATCCATCCCAGGAGCCTCCACATCTACCCCAGGGCCCCCACGTCCATCCCAGAGGCGCTCACAACTGTTCCAGGAGCCTTCCTTGTCCATCCCAACCCCCCACCCCCGCACAGGCTATCCCAGAGCGGGTAAGGACCATGGGGCCCCAGGGACAACTACCTGGTCATTGAAGATGTGCAGGAGGCTGTCTAAGGTGTGCAGGTTCTGCTCGAGGAGGGCAGTGCCCGCTGAGTACAGGTCCACTTCATCCAGCTGCAGCACGGCAACGGCCACCCAGAAGAGAGCTCGGTGCAGAGGGACTCCTGCTGGGGGGGGCAGGACACAGGCTCAGCTGGACCACGCCCTCCGCGAGACCCTCCCAACTCCATCTCAGCAGCTACCCCGCTCCCACCGGCTTGGGCCCCCCTTTCTCCGAACACCTGATGTTTTAAGAACTAATTTTACACCTGCTTCCGTGTGGAAGTTTCCCACCATGAAGGTAAACTGGAGCAGGGACTGTTTCGTTTTTTTTGGACTTGGATCCCCAGAGTCTCTGCCTGCCACAACAGCAGGTATTTAACAACTATCTGCTGACTGACAGATGGGAGAGAGAGTGTTGTCTGTCAAGGAGAGAGCCGAGGCCCCAGGAACGGGTGAGACATGATTGATTCACATAAGACCAGCCAGCTCCTGGGTGAGAGCAAGGCCCAAGCACCTGCTGGGTGGACACGGGATCTGGGGCCTGGCTCTTCTCCCGGAGGCCCCTTCCGGCCTCCTGACTTTACAAGGGGAGGGAGCTCAGACCCTCCCTCGGGCTCTTTTTGAATCCCAATCTTGGCTGCCAGGACCTCGGAGACCCCGTGCAGATGCTCCTGCCGTTTCAGGGCCCTCTCGAGTCCCCCTGACCCCGGTGCCTTCTCTGGTCAGCTGCCTCCAGGTTCCTccaaaactcttgagaacttatGGACACAGACAAGTGCACCCACACTAAGGGTACAGGGCAAACTTTACTAGTGTCCTGTTTCTTCTCCCAGACTTCTTTGAGGTTGGAAGCCAGGGAAGACAGGCCTCCAGCCATCAGAGCCGCTGTTCCAGACACAGGAGCCGCTCATATCCTAAGCACTTGCTCTCTACGCACTCAAACCCAACTACGGGAACTTGACGGCTATTGTGAATCCCCCCCCTCAGCTGTGGCCGCCAGGGCCAGAAAGCTTCCTAATGCTGGAAGGCCCAGACACACTTTATGTTACTCAGAAGGTGGACTTCTCTACTTGGCTTTAGCTTCCTGGCCAATGGAAGTAATAGGAGAAAAATCACTTGGGAAAACATGGGGTAAAGAATCATGAGAGGAAGTAGACAGATGGCTGGAAACTAGGCAGCTGTCAGACTCTGGGGAGCGGCCCTGCCTGGGCCTTAAtgccttcatctgtaaaatgggagcaggAATGGGCGTACTACCTCCTTCACCAGCTTGTTCCGTAAGAAAAGCATCCTATTGAGctgaattattatttaataaaagta
The Sminthopsis crassicaudata isolate SCR6 chromosome 4, ASM4859323v1, whole genome shotgun sequence genome window above contains:
- the LOC141540952 gene encoding neurofibromin-like, with the translated sequence MAGGLSSLASNLKEVWEKKQDTSKVCPVPLVWVHLSVSISSQEFWRNLEAADQRRHRAGVPLHRALFWVAVAVLQLDEVDLYSAGTALLEQNLHTLDSLLHIFNDQSPEEVFMEIRQPLEWHCKQMDHFVGLNFNSSFNFALVGHLLKGRPISETLWHVTFTRTVLEKWPGDSITSRCGEAPLAVPQLPACGLPARLQHLREGVCRGPAAFSRAKLGSLLTGGARCLRHRPFRWLFGPGSHSGRFYPSELKICTRGIFSCLINRNLGFFQKYSGLNYYSGEKMVVIRPIYLSLVFTSFRTLRETQPWSSPKGSERHLAASYPPVGQTSPRTRKSMSLDMGQPSQANTKKLLGTRKSFDHLISDAKAPKRQEQESGVTTPPKMRRVAENDYEMETQRISPQPHPPLRKVSVSESNVLLDEEVLTDPKTQALLLTVLATLVKYTADEFDQRILYEYLAEASVVFPKVFPVVHNLLDSKINTLLSLCQDPNLLNPVHGIVQSVVYHEEAPPQYQTAYLQSFGFNGLWRFAGPFSKQTQIPDYAELIVKFLDALIDTYLPGIDEEASEESLLTPTSPYPPAVQSQLSITANLNLSNSMTSLATSQHSPGIDKENVELSPTTGHCSGGRTRHGSASQVQKQRSAGSFKRHSIKKIV